The DNA window AACGTAAAAATCCTCATGAATTACGGCGCGGATATATCGCTGAGGAATATTGACGGGAAATCAGCTTTTGACTCGGCTCATTCTGAGGACGTGAAAAAACTTCTCGCCGGAAGATAATTTATTCAGGCCATGTGATACAATCATCAGAAATGCTTTTTACCTTTCTGCAGGAGGGATTGTTGCATGGCCGCTTTCAGGTTTATATTTTCCGCAGCACAGGTGATTCTTGACGCGCTGATATTTTATTTTTGCCTCTCTCTTTTCGGGATTGAAGCGTCATTCCAGATACGTGCGTCTCTTACAGGGATAGTAACAGCTTTCTACATATTCAGCTCAATGTACGGTTTCGAGAACTGGACATTCTGGGACGAAACAAAGCAGTGTATGAGATCGCTTCTCTATGCGTTTCTTGTCAGCATTATGTTTCTTTACGCGGAGAGGAACACTATACATTTCTTCAGGTTAATACTGGCTTTCGTGATGTTCCTGCCTCTGTGCCTTGCGGTGCGTTATGTCTTCAGGCGTATACTGTTCGGGCTGGGACTTCTTTCAACAAAAGTAATAATACTCGGAGCCGGGAACGCGGGCGAAATTTTTGCGCGGAATATAATCTCCTCGCCTTTCACTGTGCGGAAAGTTCTGGGATTTCTTGACGATGACGAATCCAAGCAGGGAAAAACAGTGTCAGGACTCCCGGTTCTCGGAAAGCTCTCCGATTTCGAGCGGATTCAGGCCAGTCTTCACGCGGACGAGGCAATAATAGCGATTCCGACGGCCTCAAGGCGCGAATTATCCGGGATGCTCAGCAGGGCGGAGGAGCTTGCCGGGAAAGTGCTGTACATTCCTGACATGTATATGCTCAATACTATGTCATCAGAGATGAGGAGCATTGGCGGAATGCCGATTATATCTGCCTCGCAGGGGCTTCTGAATCCCGTCAACAGATTCATTAAAGCGATAATAGACTATGCCGGGGGCTTCATTGCGCTGTGCCTTCTGTCGCCCTTCATGATTTATGTTGCGTGGAGAGTGAAGCGCGAGGACGGCGGAAGAGTATTTTTCCTCCACAAAAGAATCGGCCAGGACTTAAAGCCGTTCAATGTCTACAAATTTCGCACAATGGTTGAGAACGCAGAAGAGATTCTGCAGGAAATGCTTAAAGACGAAAAC is part of the Synergistaceae bacterium genome and encodes:
- a CDS encoding sugar transferase, coding for MAAFRFIFSAAQVILDALIFYFCLSLFGIEASFQIRASLTGIVTAFYIFSSMYGFENWTFWDETKQCMRSLLYAFLVSIMFLYAERNTIHFFRLILAFVMFLPLCLAVRYVFRRILFGLGLLSTKVIILGAGNAGEIFARNIISSPFTVRKVLGFLDDDESKQGKTVSGLPVLGKLSDFERIQASLHADEAIIAIPTASRRELSGMLSRAEELAGKVLYIPDMYMLNTMSSEMRSIGGMPIISASQGLLNPVNRFIKAIIDYAGGFIALCLLSPFMIYVAWRVKREDGGRVFFLHKRIGQDLKPFNVYKFRTMVENAEEILQEMLKDENLRREFEEAFKFKDDKRITKIGHVLRRTSLDELPQLFNVLRGEMSLVGPRPIVQKEIDLYYGYNTARQIFRIKPGMTGYWQVSGRNDVEDYQQRIDFDLYYIHNWSVWLDIIIMTRTVNEVINGSGAY